The genomic DNA GGGGTATTATTAAGGAACAGGGGTATTATTAGGGAACAGGGGTATAATTAAGGAACAGGGGTATTATTAAGGGACAGGGGTATAATTAAGGGACAGGGGTATAACTAAGGAACAGGGGTATAATTAAGGAACAGGGGTATAATTAAGGAACAGGGGTATTATTAAGGAACAGGGGTATAATTAAGGAACAGGGGTATAATTAAGGAACAGGGGTATAATTAAGGAACAGGGGTATAACTAAGGAACAGGGGTATAATTAAGGAACAGGGGTATAATTAAGGAACAGGGGTATTATTAGGGAACAGGGGTATAATTAAGGAACAGGGGTATAATTAAGGAACAGGGGTATTATTAAGGAACAGGGGTATAATTAAGGAACAGGGGTATAATTAAGGAACAGGGGTATAATTAAGGAACAGGGGTATTATTAGGGAACAGGGGTATAATTAAGGAACAGGGGTATAATTAAGGAACAGGGGTATAATTAAGGAACAGGGGTATAATTAAGGAACAGGGGTATTATTAAGGGACAGGGGTATAATTAAGGAACAGGGGTATAATTAAGGAACAGGGGTATAATTAAGGGACAGGGGTATAATTAAGGAACAGGGGTATAATTAAGGAACAGGGGTATAATTAAGGAACAGGGGTATAATTAAGGAACAGGGGTATAATTAAGGAACAGGGGTATAATTAAGGAACAGGGGTATAACTAAGGAACAGGGGTATAATTAAGGAACAGGGGTATAATTAAGGAACAGGGGTATAATTAAGGAACAGGGGTATAATTAAGGAACAGGGGTATAATTAAGGGACAGGGGTATAATTAAGGAACAGGGGTATAATTAAGGAACAGGGGTATTATTAGGGAACAGGGGTATAATTAAGGAACAGGGGTATTATTAAGGAACAGGGGTATAACTAAGGGACAGGGGTATAATTAAGGGACAGGGGTATTATTAGGGAACAGGGGTATAATTAAGGAACAGGGGTATAATTAAGGGACAGGGGTATAATTAAGGGACAGGGGTATAATTAAGGAACAGGGGTATAATCAAGGAACAGGGGTATAATTAAGGGACAGGGGTATAATTAAGGAACAGGGGTATAATTAAGGACCAGGGGTATAATTAAGGAACAGGGGTATAATTAAGGAACAGGGGAATTATTAAGGAACAGGGGTATTATTAAGGAACAGGGGAATTATTAAGGAACAGGGGTATTATTAAGGAACAGGGGTATACTTAAGGAACAGGGGTATTATTAAGGAACAGGGGTATAATTAAGGAACAGGGGTATAATTAAGGAACAGGGGTATAATTAAGGAACAGGGGTATTATTAAGGAACAGGGGTATAATTAAGGAACAGGGGTATAATTAAGGAACAGGGGTATAATTAAGGAACAGGGGTATTATTAAGGAACAGGGGTATTATTAGGGAACAGGGGTATAATTAAGGAACAGGGGTATAATTAAGGAACAGGGGTATAATTAAGGAACAGGGGTATAATCAAGGCTCCTGTTGTTAACCCTGGCTGGCTCAAAGGAACAAAGGGATGATAGCTGATCTTAGTTCAGGGTACTCTGTGAACTCTCTGATGTACATCTTATGTTTTCCCCGTGCCCAGATCGTCATCTGGATGAAGCCCAGCAACGTGAACAGGGCcactgaggaaagagagagacacgacAGTTAGTTAGTAGAAATTGGTGACTAAAACTTAAACAAAGGAATGGAATTGACTCTTTAGTATCACACGTACTTATGTCAGTCTTTCAATTTCAATCTTTATCGAGACAGTACAACATAACAGAACTGGCAGTGTACCAGAATAACCTTTATTTATATAATATTTACAGAGTACAACGTAACTGGTATGACAATCTCTCCCACGGGTGGCTATATTTCTATGCGTTTTCTCATTCTGCACTTCGTAAGTGAGTGGGACGGGTGTGGCTTTGTGACAACGATCACATAatcaaatacgatttgatttgaagagcaGCTTTTtcaccgatttgacagctccaacgcGATTGTTCCCTGTCAAAACATCGAGCTATGCAGGTGTCGGCTTATCAACGGTTAACGCTTGATCTGATCTGAATCTAGTGCTTAGTATTATGAAAATACGTGTTTGTAAACATGTGTAAGCAGCTTCTAACATTTACCACCTAAGTACACATGAAACGATGAAAGATGTGTAGTTTTACCTGGAACACACTGTGTCATGATGGAGAAACTCAACCACGTCCCCACCTGACGAATCAAaacatatacagtatcagtcagaaGTTTGGGACgcacctcctcattcaagggtttttcttcatttagactattttatacattgtcgAATAAATAGTGAAGAtgtaaaaactatgaaataacacatattcaATCATGTTGTAACCGAGAAAGTGTttgattgactgatcttcatgtcttaaagtaatgacggactgtcgtttctctttgcttatttgagctgccataatatgaacttggccTTTAACCAaaaagggctatcttctgtataccacccagcACAACTGATCAGCTctaacacattaagaaggaacgAAATTCCacaatgcattccaggtgactacctcatgaagctggttgagagaatgccaagagtgtgcaaagctgtcatcaaggtaaagggtggctactttgaagtacctaaaacataaaatatattttgatttgttttaacactttgttggttactacatgattccatatgtgttatttcatagtgttgatgtcttcactattatgctaCAATGGCAACTTAAGTCTAGACTCTCCTGTGTGTCTAAGTCAATAGAGCACAACACTTGCAACAccaagggttgtgggttcaattcccgccTGGGCCAGCCATACTTAAATGTATACATACAAGACTGTGTTAAAGTAGCTTCTGAGAGCGCAGGCAGTGCCcttgaggccatctccattttgaagtagttcATTTTAGTAAACAAACTGAAAAGGGGCACACTGCCATCTAGAGTGTGTCTGTTTAAACAAGTATACAGACAAGGTTGGTGATTTGCTGAAACttgcagttatggaatgtttgctgACGAATATAATTCATTGgatgatccctcctgatgacctgcATGGAATTATGggatccttccttaacccataaGACGTTCCACCCAGATGACTACTTCAGAATTGTGAAAAATCCTCAATGGCACTGCTCAGGTTAAAACAAGCTATTGGGCTCCAGAGTCCTCTTATCTATCTCTGTGAGTTTGACCCACCTCATAGGTGTAGTTGGGACATGACACGAAGAAGAAGAGCCATGTGAAGGGGTTCCTGGTGGGGTAAGGGATCCGCTTGGGCCTCAGACCTAGTAGACAGCaggacacaactgtgagaagatGTGATTCATCATGGAAATATTTTCTCAGCTGGCAAACTACCACACAGATGTTGCTGACTCAACTAGTAATTTGTGAGAAATATTTGAGGAACTTGCTCCCTATTACCTATCTTGGCTATGACATCGTTCTGGAATATGCCATCAATACAACACATTCAGAAATGCTGGAAGGCAACTCACCATTACAGCCCAAGTTATTGAGAGCCAAATTAATTGAGAAGTTTCCAGCTTCACAGAGCTGGGAGtacaaagaaagacagaaagaaagaaagaaagaaagagagaaagagaaagagagagagacagaaatatataaagagagaaacacagaaaggttaaaagaaagagagaaatacattttttgggaAAGAAGCCATTTCTGAAGACAGATGATGAAGAATGATTTCCTCTGTTGTTCTGAACTCAATGAAAACACAATGAGGCTGAGAGATATAACATTAGGCTACATACCAtaaacaccaccaacacagaatagatttagagattaggctacataccataaccaccaccaacacagagtagatttagagattaggctacataccataaacaccaccaacacagagtagatttagagattaggctacgtaccataaccaccaccaacacagagtagatttagagattaggctacataccataaacaccaccaacacagagtagatttagagattaggctacataccataaccaccaccaacacagagtagatttagagattaggctacataccataaacaccaccaacacagagtagatttagagattaggctacataccataaacaccaccaacacagagtAGATGTAGAGATTAGGCtacataccataaccaccaccaacacagagtagatttagagattaggctacataccataaacacaccaccaacacagagtAGATTTAGAGATTAGGCTACATACCATAAACACCACCAACGCAGAGTAGATTTAGAGATTAGGCtacataccataaccaccaccaacacagagtagatttagagattaggctacataccataaccaccaccaacGCAGAGTAGATTTAGAGATTGGGCTACATACCAtaaacaccaccaacacagagtAGATTTAGAGATTAGGCTACATACCATAAACACCACCAACGCAGAGTAGATTTAGAGATTAGGCTACATACCAtaaacaccaccaacacagagtagatttagagattaggctacataccataaccaccaccaacacagagtagatttagagattaggctacataccataaccaccaccaacacagagtagatttagagattaggctacataccataaccaccaccaacacagagtagatttagagattaggctacataccataaccaccaccaacacagagtagatttagagattaggctacataccataaacaccaccaacacagagtAGATTTAGAGATTAGGCTACATACCATAAACACCACCAATGCAGAGTAGACTTAGAGATTAGGCTACATACCAtaaacaccaccaacacagagtAGATTTAGAGATTAGGCTACATACCATAAACACCACCAACGCAGAGTAGATTTAGAGATTAGGCTACATACCATAAACACCACCAACGCAGAGTAGATTTAGAGATTAGGCTACATACCATAAACACCACCAACGCAGAGTAGATTTAGAGATTAGGCtacataccataaccaccaccaacacagagtagatttagagattaggctacataccataaccaccaccaacacagagtagatttagagattaggctacataccataaacaccaccaacacagagtagatttagagattaggctacataccataaacaccaccaacacagagtagatttagagattaggctacataccataaacaccaccaacacagagtagatttagagattaggctacataccataaccaccaccaacacagagtagatttagagattaggctacataccataaccaccaccaacacagagtagatttagagattaggctacataccataaccaccaccaacacagagtagatttagagattaggctacataccataaccaccaccaacacagagtagatttagagattaggctacataccataaccaccaccaacacagagtagatttagagattaggctacataccataaacaccaccaacacagagtAGATTTAGAGATTAGGCTACATACCATAAACACCACCAATGCAGAGTAGACTTAGAGATTAGGCTACATACCAtaaacaccaccaacacagagtAGATTTAGAGATTAGGCTACATACCATAAACACCACCAACGCAGAGTAGATTTAGAGATTAGGCTACATACCAtaaacaccaccaacacagagtAGATTTAGAGATTAGGCTACATACCATAAACACCACCAACGCAGAGTAGACTTAGAGATTAGGCTACATACCAtaaacaccaccaacacagagtagatttagagattaggctacataccataaccaccaccaacacagagtagatttagagattaggctacataccataaacaccaccaacacagagtagatttagagattaggctacataccataaccaccaccaacacagagtagatttagagattaggctacataccataaccaccaccaacacagagtAGATTTAGAGATTAGACtacataccataaccaccaccaacacagagtagatttagagattaggctacataccataaccaccaccaacacagagtagatttagagattaggctacataccataaacaccaccaacacagagtAGATTTAGAGATTAGGCTACATACCATAAACACCACCAATGCAGAGTAGACTTAGAGATTAGGCTACATACCAtaaacaccaccaacacagagtAGATTTAGAGATTAGGCTACATACCATAAACACCACCAACGCAGAGTAGATTTAGAGATTAGGCTACATACCAtaaacaccaccaacacagagtAGATTTAGAGATTAGGCTACATACCATAAACACCACCAACGCAGAGTAGATTTAGAGATTAGGCtacataccataaccaccaccaacacagagtagatttagagattaggctacataccataaccaccaccaacacagagtagatttagagattaggctacataccataaacaccaccaacacagagtagatttagagattaggctacataccataaacaccaccaacacagagtagatttagagattaggctacataccataaacaccaccaacacagagtagatttagagattaggctacataccataaccaccaccaacacagagtagatttagagattaggctacataccataaccaccaccaacacagagtagatttagagattaggctacataccataaacaccaccaacacagagtagatttagagattaggctacataccataaccaccaccaacacagagtAGATTTAGAGATTAGGCTACATACCATAAACACCACCAACGCAGAGTAGATTTAGAGATTAGGCTACATACCAtaaacaccaccaacacagagtAGATTTAGAGATTAGGCTACATACCATAAACACCACCAACGCAGAGTAGACTTAGAGATTAGGCTACATACCAtaaacaccaccaacacagagtAGATTTAGAGATTAGGCTACATACCATAAACACCACCAACGCAGAGTAGATTTAGAGATTAGGCTACATACCAtaaacaccaccaacacagagtAGACTTAGAGATTAGGCTACATACCATAAACACCACCAACGCAGAGTAGACTTAGAGATTAGGCTACATACCAtaaacaccaccaacacagagtAGATTTAGAGATTAGGCTACATACCATAAACACCACCAACGCAGAGTAGATTTGGAGATTCCCATACGCTGTAAGACACATACAGCACCTTAAGCAGCAGAACCATCTATCAACACAGAGTtgtcatccattcattcatttgtTGGTTGAGAGTGGTACTCACATGGTGGAGTGTAGAGGGGGTGATTGATGTAGTAGGCTAACCAAGCAGAAAATCCCCAGTAGTACAGGCAGTTCTGAGAGAagaacagtatagtatataatagaaaataatataataatataatatagtatagtatataatagtatagtatataatAGTATATAATAGCATATAATAGAATAGTATATAatagaaaataatataataatatagtatagtatataatagtatagtatataatAGTATAGAATAgcatagaatataatagaatagaatagaatagcatagaataatatataatagaatagaatagtgtATAATAGAATAgtatataatagaatagaatagtataTAATAGAATAGTATAtaatagaatagtatagaatataatagtatagtatagaatagaatagaatataataaaatagtatataatagtatagtatagaatAGAATAGTAGAGAATAGAATAAAAtagtatagaatagaatagaatagtatagaatataatagaatagtaTCCCTCCATCCCATGACATCTCAACACCAGAGGCCAGACATCAGATGTTTCGATACAAGGTGGGAAGATCACCACCTAACAACAAAAGCCCAACGCCAGCATCTATCTATCAGATCATTTAGCCTGACTACGTTTTAATTCAGTTTTAAGAGATGAACATTCACAAGTGTTTAACCAGGTTTATTTAGCCAGGTAAGTCACTGAGAAAAAGGATCTTATAATTAAACTTTGATCATTGACCAATTGAACAGCTACACGTAAACACTATTGAATTCCCGAATGTTTTAGGCGCCAGAGTTCGGTGGAACTGACCCTCATGATGGTTTGCAGTGGCAAGGTGCCGTCTGAGAAGCGATGAATGAAGACGGTTTCCAACAGCCTTCTGAAGTAGTGgaaacagtgacacacacacgccAGCCTACAGCAGTAGGGAGAAGGGGGTAGAgaagggggtagagtgggggtagagtgggggtagagaagggggtagagagggggtagagtgggggtagagtggggggtagagagggggtagagaagggggtagagtgggagtagagaagggggtagagtgggagtagagaagggggaagagtgggggaagagaagggggtagagtgggggtagagaaggtagtggtagtagtaaagA from Oncorhynchus keta strain PuntledgeMale-10-30-2019 chromosome 23, Oket_V2, whole genome shotgun sequence includes the following:
- the LOC118402468 gene encoding very-long-chain enoyl-CoA reductase-like — translated: MDLKSLFVVAQFIKTRCAHGMTAGKAKKDKNYIFYEVEIQDSKKLKLCYLDKVEPNATIGEIKCLLYKIYPKWYPARQALSLHPDGESLKDDEVLENLPVGTTVTMFFHDLGPQLGWTMVFLTECIGPLFIYLFFFLHLLNIYEQKDDYTSNPCSVVTLACVCHCFHYFRRLLETVFIHRFSDGTLPLQTIMRNCLYYWGFSAWLAYYINHPLYTPPSYGNLQIYSALVVFMLCEAGNFSINLALNNLGCNGLRPKRIPYPTRNPFTWLFFFVSCPNYTYEVGTWLSFSIMTQCVPVALFTLLGFIQMTIWARGKHKMYIREFTEYPELRSAIIPLFL